GCCATGGGGTGCGACGAGGCCATCCTGCTCTCGGACCGCGCCTTCGCCGGCTCCGACACCTGGGCCACCGCGTACACCCTCTCGCAGGCTATCCGCCGGCTCGGCCCCTTCGACATCATCTTCTGCGGCCGGCAGGCCATCGATGGCGATACCGGCCAGGTCGGGCCAGGCATCGCCCGCCAACTGAAGATCAACCAGCTCACCTACGTCTGCAAGATCCAGCACATTGACTTCGACAAGGGCGAAATCCGCGTCGAACGCCTGCTGGAAGAGGGGCGCGAAGTGGTCGAAAGCCGTCTGCCGGCGCTCCTCACCGTGGTCAAGGACATCAACCAGCCGCGCTATCCCACCTTCAAGGGCATCCGCCGCGCCTCCCGCATGGAATATCCGATCTGGACCGCCAAGGACCTGGAGGGGGCCAACCCCGCCTACTTCGGGCTGGACGGCTCCCCCACCCGGGTGGTGCGCGTCTTCACGCCGCCGCCCCGTAGTGGCCAGACCGAGATCATCCAGGGCGAGACCGTGCAGGAGCAGGCCGCCAAACTGGTCGAAAAGCTCCTGGCAGAGAAAATCATCTGAGCCGGCGGCATTCACTCGTTTGACTACGAAGGAGGATAACCGTGGCCCTACTGCAGATCAATCGTGAGGAATGCATCGGGTGCGAGGCCTGCGTGGCGGCCTGCCCATTCGGTGCCCTGTATATGGACGAGGAACGCAAGGCGGTGGTCGACGACAAGTGCACCGCCTGCGGCGCCTGCATTGACGTCTGCCCGGTGAGCGCGCTCAGCCTGCCGGAGGTGGAGGCGCCGGCCGCCGGCCTGGAGCAGTACAAAGGGGTCTGGGTCTGGGTCGAACAACTGCGGGGCGAGGCCGGCAGTA
This DNA window, taken from Anaerolineae bacterium, encodes the following:
- a CDS encoding electron transfer flavoprotein subunit beta/FixA family protein, with amino-acid sequence MHAIVCIKQVPDTTEVKIDPVRGTLIREGVPSILNPFDTYAIEEALRLKEQFGGKVTAISMGPPQAIEVLKEAVAMGCDEAILLSDRAFAGSDTWATAYTLSQAIRRLGPFDIIFCGRQAIDGDTGQVGPGIARQLKINQLTYVCKIQHIDFDKGEIRVERLLEEGREVVESRLPALLTVVKDINQPRYPTFKGIRRASRMEYPIWTAKDLEGANPAYFGLDGSPTRVVRVFTPPPRSGQTEIIQGETVQEQAAKLVEKLLAEKII